Proteins encoded by one window of Antechinus flavipes isolate AdamAnt ecotype Samford, QLD, Australia chromosome 4, AdamAnt_v2, whole genome shotgun sequence:
- the LOC127560171 gene encoding keratin-associated protein 5-5-like, translating into MVSSCCGSTCGGQGCGSGCCGSRCCCQPCCRPCCCISSCCQPCCCRPSCCSSCCRPCCCRPSCCTSSCCQPCCRPCCCQPCCRPCCCQPCCCRPSCCRPCCCRPICCQTTCCRTTCCRPTCCGSCC; encoded by the coding sequence ATGGTCAGTTCCTGTTGTGGCTCCACCTGCGGTGGCCAAGGCTGTGGCTCTGGCTGTTGTGGCTCCCGCTGCTGCTGCCAGCCATGCTGCCGCCCCTGCTGCTGCATTTCTAGCTGTTGCCAACCCTGCTGCTGCCGCCCCAGCTGCTGTTCTAGCTGCTGCCGCCCCTGCTGCTGCCGCCCCAGCTGCTGTACTTCTAGCTGCTGCCAGCCCTGCTGCCGCCCCTGCTGCTGCCAGCCCTGCTGCCGCCCCTGCTGCTGCCAGCCCTGCTGCTGCCGCCCCAGCTGCTGCCGCCCCTGCTGCTGCCGCCCCATCTGCTGCCAGACCACTTGCTGCAGAACCACCTGCTGCCGCCCAACCTGCTGTGGCTCTTGCTGCTGA